In a single window of the Oryctolagus cuniculus chromosome 9, mOryCun1.1, whole genome shotgun sequence genome:
- the MED4 gene encoding mediator of RNA polymerase II transcription subunit 4 isoform X2, with translation MAASSSGEKEKERLGGSSGAAGGNSTRERLLSALEDLEVLSRELIEMLAISRNQKLLQPGEENQVLELLIHRDGEFQELMKLALNQGKIHHEMQVLEKEVEKRDSDIQQLQKQLKEAEQILATAVYQAKEKLKSIEKARKGAISSEEIIKYAHRISASNAVCAPLTWVPGDPRRPYPTDLEMRSGLLGQMNNPSANGVNGHLPGDALAAGRLPGTVNWKNVFQQIQVFAD, from the exons ATGGCGGCGTCTTCGAGTGGTGAGAAGGAGAAGGAACGGCTGGGAGGCAGCTCTGGAGCGGCAGGCGGTAACAGCACGAGAGAGCGGTTGTTATCTGCGCTTGAAGATCTGGAGGTCTTGTCGAG GGAACTTATAGAAATGCTGGCAatttcaagaaaccaaaagttgttACAACCTGGAGAGGAAAACCAG GTTCTGGAGTTATTAATTCACAGAGATGGAGAATTTCAAGAACTGATGAAACTGGCACTTAATCAAGGCAAGATCCATCATGAAATGCAGGTTTtagagaaagaagtagagaagAGAGATAGTGATATTCAGCAGCTACAAAAACAACTAAAGGAAGCTGAACAAATACTG GCAACAGCTGTTTACcaagcaaaagaaaaactcaagtCAATAGAAAAAGCAAGAAAAG GTGCTATTTCCTCTGAAGAAATAATCAAGTATGCACATAGGATTAGTGCAAGTAATGCTGTGTGTGCCCCACTGACTTGGGTTCCAG GGGACCCACGGAGACCATACCCAACTGATTTGGAGATGAGAAGCGGATTATTAGGTCAGATGAACAATCCTTCTGCTAATGGTGTGAATGGTCACTTACCAGGGGATGCACTTGCAGCGGGCAGACTGCCAGGTACTGTTAACTGGAAGAATGTTTTCCAGCAGATCCAGGTTTTT GCTGATTGA
- the MED4 gene encoding mediator of RNA polymerase II transcription subunit 4 isoform X1: MAASSSGEKEKERLGGSSGAAGGNSTRERLLSALEDLEVLSRELIEMLAISRNQKLLQPGEENQVLELLIHRDGEFQELMKLALNQGKIHHEMQVLEKEVEKRDSDIQQLQKQLKEAEQILATAVYQAKEKLKSIEKARKGAISSEEIIKYAHRISASNAVCAPLTWVPGDPRRPYPTDLEMRSGLLGQMNNPSANGVNGHLPGDALAAGRLPDVLAPQYPWQSNDMSMNMLPPNHSNDFLLEPPGHNKENEDDVEVMSTDSSSSSSDSD, from the exons ATGGCGGCGTCTTCGAGTGGTGAGAAGGAGAAGGAACGGCTGGGAGGCAGCTCTGGAGCGGCAGGCGGTAACAGCACGAGAGAGCGGTTGTTATCTGCGCTTGAAGATCTGGAGGTCTTGTCGAG GGAACTTATAGAAATGCTGGCAatttcaagaaaccaaaagttgttACAACCTGGAGAGGAAAACCAG GTTCTGGAGTTATTAATTCACAGAGATGGAGAATTTCAAGAACTGATGAAACTGGCACTTAATCAAGGCAAGATCCATCATGAAATGCAGGTTTtagagaaagaagtagagaagAGAGATAGTGATATTCAGCAGCTACAAAAACAACTAAAGGAAGCTGAACAAATACTG GCAACAGCTGTTTACcaagcaaaagaaaaactcaagtCAATAGAAAAAGCAAGAAAAG GTGCTATTTCCTCTGAAGAAATAATCAAGTATGCACATAGGATTAGTGCAAGTAATGCTGTGTGTGCCCCACTGACTTGGGTTCCAG GGGACCCACGGAGACCATACCCAACTGATTTGGAGATGAGAAGCGGATTATTAGGTCAGATGAACAATCCTTCTGCTAATGGTGTGAATGGTCACTTACCAGGGGATGCACTTGCAGCGGGCAGACTGCCAG ATGTTCTTGCTCCACAATACCCGTGGCAGTCAAATGATATGTCAATGAATATGTTGCCACCAAATCACAGTAATGACTTTCTGTTGGAACCTCCTGGgcataataaagaaaatgaggatgATGTAGAGGTCATGTCAACGGACTCTTCAAGCAGTAGTAGTGACTctgactga